A region from the Linepithema humile isolate Giens D197 chromosome 1, Lhum_UNIL_v1.0, whole genome shotgun sequence genome encodes:
- the LOC105669058 gene encoding ensconsin isoform X42: protein MHWFAQIGSDDDPLALPDVKRRRSFYDEDSLDGDRPYENEGRESTGSSKDLDRAKLVRERQNEERQRKLEELRQQALAAQRFREQREEERRRRIDELRSRDNDRRNQVEERKRLICEAERERREAILRKNQEREARIEAKRRNERSHIVFAFGSSTPRMLEPADTGGATFWGTRRATSTTNVMMFSAAQPLTRRSSERELDGSKKRATSAGGLDRKPGEDMRMSSSMYEVFNWNSSPDPPLTPAKHKRASLSLPPTTDIFAVDDKSDSDIRRPMIQRAASGEDSDGGGTPSTPSSVYLRVNRRRTDLMPTIPSPRDGPPSAARSSSAKAFTRSPGRTYSMSRLDQLAQPRKRATEQPLGTLTEQRQQSQPLQSASSMSRSMSHLAAPGVAKSLKRSDNSRSMGTLPGAVPTPRPTRAERLRRKAREYQQAQQQQGIRSGEVTPNSPSRPHSSMSQQSASSVGSSNVNLRTRTTASRRPRPASIAGTGVSVTEKHNLVGEVKLTKDSKPPLPKVHSTPKKPSTPKATEMKKPTEKLIRNARSSPRITPKATPLQSPGAEHAPFIRETHAEIIKQNENKDMQDVKFEDKNEEKKDQGSEKAQQQEANVTESVTNDTKIATEPVLASKQVKDETNLMQENLSSDVTEESKIVKKEENKQEKKSPETVEVKPDNEIDEQIDMSASMIAKIRITTEEEAKAALAERRRLAREQAEREAELERQRQEEEARREVERLRAEEEEQRRLEEETIRLANEAREAEEQRLQLAIEEAKRREEEDRRKREEEARQKQEKEEAERKAREEAERQRIEMAERLKKEEEERNARRKRVEAIMLRTRGKNQSNSSKGEGGDGDKLKEDSPSDENKPVPGGKGDDVMTASLISEATQQFISSEQRAHHTENNVLAPDIVHNGTTHSNGINENKIVLDNNQGNVEGELNGHHTNHGNGINSQSITLDNATVKQNNVTNNLLDLSDFDTLSNNSTGYNTGPILELTPNLANEDTLNSNLNPTAMPFTPMGFVPTAANANVNPFQDNFINNKPQDNNQVPDLLS from the exons ATGCACTGGTTTGCCCAGATCGGCAGTGACGATGATCCTCTCGCTTTGCCAG ATGTGAAGCGCCGGCGAAGCTTCTACGACGAGGACTCCCTCGACGGCGATCGTCCTTACGAAAATGAAG GACGGGAGTCGACGGGAAGCTCGAAGGATTTGGACAGGGCGAAGCTCGTCCGCGAGAGGCAGAACGAGGAGCGGCAGCGAAAGCTGGAAGAGCTCAGGCAGCAGGCGCTCGCCGCGCAACGCTTCCGCGAGCAGCGCGAGGAGGAGCGACGAAGACGAATCGACGAGCTCAGATCGCGTGACAACGACAG ACGAAATCAAGTGGAGGAGAGAAAACGGCTAATATGCGAGGCGGAACGAGAGAGACGGGAGGCGATCCTTCGCAAAAATCAGGAAAGGGAGGCGCGTATCGAAGCGAAGAGGAGGAACGAGAGGTCGCATATCGTCTTTGCGTTTGGCAGTTCCACGCCGCGGATGCTGGAGCCCGCCGACACCGGCGGCGCTACCTTCTGGGGCACTCGCAGGGCCACCTCCACCACCAACGTCATGATGTTTTCCGCGGCACAACCCCTCACGAGGAGGTCCTCCGAGCGGGAACTGGACGGCAGCAAAAAACGAGCCACTTCCGCCGGCGGGCTCGACCGAAAGCCCGGCGAAG ATATGAGAATGTCCTCGTCCATGTACGAGGTGTTCAATTGGAATTCTAGCCCCGATCCCCCCTTAACTCCTGCCAAGCATAAGAGAGCCAGCCTCTCTCTGCCCCCCACAACCGACATCTTTGCCGTCGATGATAAGTCCGATAGCGACATTAGGCGTCCTATGATTCAGCGGGCTGCCAGTG GTGAAGAtagcgacggcggcggcacgCCCAGCACCCCGAGCTCGGTTTACCTGCGAGTGAATAGGAGACGCACCGACCTCATGCCGACGATACCGTCCCCGCGCGACGGCCCGCCGTCGGCGGCACGCAGCTCCAGCGCCAAGGCCTTCACACGCTCGCCAGGTAGGACTTACTCCATGTCCAGGCTGGATCAGCTGGCGCAGCCTAGGAAGCGCGCGACCGAGCAGCCGCTCGGCACGCTGACGGAGCAGCGGCAGCAGAGCCAGCCGCTGCAGAGCGCTTCTAGCATGAGCCGCAGCATGTCACACTTAGCCGCGCCCGGGGTGGCCAAGAGCCTCAAACGATCCGATAACTCGCGTAGCATGGGCACGCTGCCGGGCGCGGTGCCCACGCCCAGACCCACCCGCGCCGAGAGACTGCGCCGCAAGGCCCGCGAGTACCAGCAGGCCCAGCAGCAGCAAG GTATCCGCAGCGGCGAAGTGACACCCAACAGCCCGTCCCGACCGCACAGCTCGATGAGTCAGCAGAGTGCCAGCAGCGTGGGCAGCAGTAACGTCAATCTGCGTACCCGCACGACAGCGTCGCGCCGACCGCGGCCTGCTTCTATTGCCGGTACCGGTGTCTCGGTCACAGAGAAACACA ATCTGGTGGGTGAAGTGAAATTAACGAAGGATTCAAAGCCACCACTGCCAAAGGTCCATAGCACTCCAAAGAAACCTTCCACGCCCAAAGCTACGGAGATGAAGAAGCCGACGGAGAAGTTAATCAGGAACGCCAGGTCGTCACCGCGAATAACTCCCAAGGCGACACCCCTGCAGAGTCCTGGAGCTGAGCACGCGCCATTTATCCGCGAGACTCATGCGGAGATCATAAAACAGAACGAGAATAAGGACATGCAGGATGTGAAATTTGAGGACAAGAATGAGGAAAAGAAGGATCAGGGCAGCGAAAAAGCGCag CAACAAGAGGCGAACGTTACCGAATCCGTAACTAATGATACAAAGATAGCGACAGAGCCTGTGTTGGCAAGCAAACAAGTCAAGGACGAAACTAATTTAATGCAAGAGAATTTGTCGAGCGACGTTACGGAGGAATCGAAAATCGTTAAAAAAGAGGAGAATAAACAAGAAAAGAAATCACCGGAAACAGTCGAAGTCAAGCCTGACAATGAAATAGACGAACAAATTGATATGTCAG CTTCGATGATTGCGAAAATCAGAATTACCACCGAAGAGGAAGCCAAAGCCGCTTTGGCTGAGCGTAGAAGATTAGCTCGAGAACAAGCGGAACGAGAAGCGGAGCTTGAACGTCAACGACAG GAAGAGGAAGCGCGCCGAGAAGTCGAAAGATTACGCGCAGAGGAGGAAGAACAACGTCGACTGGAGGAAGAAACTATACGCTTAGCTAACGAGGCCCGAGAGGCAGAGGAGCAGCGGTTACAACTGGCAATCGAGGAAGCTAAACGTCGCGAGGAAGAGGATAGAAGAAAAAGGGAAGAGGAAGCTCGTCAGAAGCAGGAGAAGGAAGAAGCGGAGCGCAAAGCAAGAGAAGAAGCGGAAAG ACAGCGAATCGAAATGGCTGAGAGACttaagaaagaagaagaggaacGCAACGCCAGACGTAAACGTGTCGAGGCCATCATGCTTAGGACGAGAGGCAAAAATCAAAGCAACTCTAGCAAg GGCGAGGGTGGCGATGGCGATAAATTGAAGGAGGATAGCCCAAGTGACGAGAATAAACCAGTGCCTGGCGGCAAAGGTGACGACGTCATGACGGCCAGTTTAATTTCCGAGGCAACACAGCAATTCATCAGCAGTGAACAACGGGCGCATCACACGGAGAACAACGTGCTTGCGCCGGATATAGTGCACAATGGCACGACGCATAGCAACGGCATTAACGAGAATAAAATCGTATTGGATAATAATCAGGGTAACGTGGAAGGGGAGTTGAACGGTCATCATACGAATCACGGGAACGGTATCAACAGTCAGTCGATTACGCTGGACAATGCCACTGT CAAGCAAAACAACGTGACCAACAACCTGTTAGACCTGTCGGACTTCGACACTCTGAGTAATAACAGTACCGGCTACAACACTGGGCCGATACTCGAACTGACGCCCAATTTGGCGAACGAAGACACCCTCAACTCTAATCTGAATCCGACGGCGATGCCGTTTACCCCGATGGGGTTCGTGCCCACCGCCGCAAACGCCAATGTCAATCCGTTCCAAGACAATTTCATCAACAACAAGCCGCAAGATAACAACCAAGTACCAG ATCTTTTGTCATAA
- the LOC105669058 gene encoding MAP7 domain-containing protein 1 isoform X12 has translation MLTARSGPLGLGVPRTLGPAEGSDHLFLLPERALVMDSTHLRQDLAGLDFNLHLNLLHTAPRGNVWLCEYPAIKSCYTRRPDNRAGAAPEETNQRSSSAHNRHSLTKDVKRRRSFYDEDSLDGDRPYENEGRESTGSSKDLDRAKLVRERQNEERQRKLEELRQQALAAQRFREQREEERRRRIDELRSRDNDRRNQVEERKRLICEAERERREAILRKNQEREARIEAKRRNERSHIVFAFGSSTPRMLEPADTGGATFWGTRRATSTTNVMMFSAAQPLTRRSSERELDGSKKRATSAGGLDRKPGEDMRMSSSMYEVFNWNSSPDPPLTPAKHKRASLSLPPTTDIFAVDDKSDSDIRRPMIQRAASGEDSDGGGTPSTPSSVYLRVNRRRTDLMPTIPSPRDGPPSAARSSSAKAFTRSPGRTYSMSRLDQLAQPRKRATEQPLGTLTEQRQQSQPLQSASSMSRSMSHLAAPGVAKSLKRSDNSRSMGTLPGAVPTPRPTRAERLRRKAREYQQAQQQQGIRSGEVTPNSPSRPHSSMSQQSASSVGSSNVNLRTRTTASRRPRPASIAGTGVSVTEKHNLVGEVKLTKDSKPPLPKVHSTPKKPSTPKATEMKKPTEKLIRNARSSPRITPKATPLQSPGAEHAPFIRETHAEIIKQNENKDMQDVKFEDKNEEKKDQGSEKAQQQEANVTESVTNDTKIATEPVLASKQVKDETNLMQENLSSDVTEESKIVKKEENKQEKKSPETVEVKPDNEIDEQIDMSASMIAKIRITTEEEAKAALAERRRLAREQAEREAELERQRQEEEARREVERLRAEEEEQRRLEEETIRLANEAREAEEQRLQLAIEEAKRREEEDRRKREEEARQKQEKEEAERKAREEAERQRIEMAERLKKEEEERNARRKRVEAIMLRTRGKNQSNSSKGEGGDGDKLKEDSPSDENKPVPGGKGDDVMTASLISEATQQFISSEQRAHHTENNVLAPDIVHNGTTHSNGINENKIVLDNNQGNVEGELNGHHTNHGNGINSQSITLDNATVKQNNVTNNLLDLSDFDTLSNNSTGYNTGPILELTPNLANEDTLNSNLNPTAMPFTPMGFVPTAANANVNPFQDNFINNKPQDNNQVPDLLS, from the exons ATGTGAAGCGCCGGCGAAGCTTCTACGACGAGGACTCCCTCGACGGCGATCGTCCTTACGAAAATGAAG GACGGGAGTCGACGGGAAGCTCGAAGGATTTGGACAGGGCGAAGCTCGTCCGCGAGAGGCAGAACGAGGAGCGGCAGCGAAAGCTGGAAGAGCTCAGGCAGCAGGCGCTCGCCGCGCAACGCTTCCGCGAGCAGCGCGAGGAGGAGCGACGAAGACGAATCGACGAGCTCAGATCGCGTGACAACGACAG ACGAAATCAAGTGGAGGAGAGAAAACGGCTAATATGCGAGGCGGAACGAGAGAGACGGGAGGCGATCCTTCGCAAAAATCAGGAAAGGGAGGCGCGTATCGAAGCGAAGAGGAGGAACGAGAGGTCGCATATCGTCTTTGCGTTTGGCAGTTCCACGCCGCGGATGCTGGAGCCCGCCGACACCGGCGGCGCTACCTTCTGGGGCACTCGCAGGGCCACCTCCACCACCAACGTCATGATGTTTTCCGCGGCACAACCCCTCACGAGGAGGTCCTCCGAGCGGGAACTGGACGGCAGCAAAAAACGAGCCACTTCCGCCGGCGGGCTCGACCGAAAGCCCGGCGAAG ATATGAGAATGTCCTCGTCCATGTACGAGGTGTTCAATTGGAATTCTAGCCCCGATCCCCCCTTAACTCCTGCCAAGCATAAGAGAGCCAGCCTCTCTCTGCCCCCCACAACCGACATCTTTGCCGTCGATGATAAGTCCGATAGCGACATTAGGCGTCCTATGATTCAGCGGGCTGCCAGTG GTGAAGAtagcgacggcggcggcacgCCCAGCACCCCGAGCTCGGTTTACCTGCGAGTGAATAGGAGACGCACCGACCTCATGCCGACGATACCGTCCCCGCGCGACGGCCCGCCGTCGGCGGCACGCAGCTCCAGCGCCAAGGCCTTCACACGCTCGCCAGGTAGGACTTACTCCATGTCCAGGCTGGATCAGCTGGCGCAGCCTAGGAAGCGCGCGACCGAGCAGCCGCTCGGCACGCTGACGGAGCAGCGGCAGCAGAGCCAGCCGCTGCAGAGCGCTTCTAGCATGAGCCGCAGCATGTCACACTTAGCCGCGCCCGGGGTGGCCAAGAGCCTCAAACGATCCGATAACTCGCGTAGCATGGGCACGCTGCCGGGCGCGGTGCCCACGCCCAGACCCACCCGCGCCGAGAGACTGCGCCGCAAGGCCCGCGAGTACCAGCAGGCCCAGCAGCAGCAAG GTATCCGCAGCGGCGAAGTGACACCCAACAGCCCGTCCCGACCGCACAGCTCGATGAGTCAGCAGAGTGCCAGCAGCGTGGGCAGCAGTAACGTCAATCTGCGTACCCGCACGACAGCGTCGCGCCGACCGCGGCCTGCTTCTATTGCCGGTACCGGTGTCTCGGTCACAGAGAAACACA ATCTGGTGGGTGAAGTGAAATTAACGAAGGATTCAAAGCCACCACTGCCAAAGGTCCATAGCACTCCAAAGAAACCTTCCACGCCCAAAGCTACGGAGATGAAGAAGCCGACGGAGAAGTTAATCAGGAACGCCAGGTCGTCACCGCGAATAACTCCCAAGGCGACACCCCTGCAGAGTCCTGGAGCTGAGCACGCGCCATTTATCCGCGAGACTCATGCGGAGATCATAAAACAGAACGAGAATAAGGACATGCAGGATGTGAAATTTGAGGACAAGAATGAGGAAAAGAAGGATCAGGGCAGCGAAAAAGCGCag CAACAAGAGGCGAACGTTACCGAATCCGTAACTAATGATACAAAGATAGCGACAGAGCCTGTGTTGGCAAGCAAACAAGTCAAGGACGAAACTAATTTAATGCAAGAGAATTTGTCGAGCGACGTTACGGAGGAATCGAAAATCGTTAAAAAAGAGGAGAATAAACAAGAAAAGAAATCACCGGAAACAGTCGAAGTCAAGCCTGACAATGAAATAGACGAACAAATTGATATGTCAG CTTCGATGATTGCGAAAATCAGAATTACCACCGAAGAGGAAGCCAAAGCCGCTTTGGCTGAGCGTAGAAGATTAGCTCGAGAACAAGCGGAACGAGAAGCGGAGCTTGAACGTCAACGACAG GAAGAGGAAGCGCGCCGAGAAGTCGAAAGATTACGCGCAGAGGAGGAAGAACAACGTCGACTGGAGGAAGAAACTATACGCTTAGCTAACGAGGCCCGAGAGGCAGAGGAGCAGCGGTTACAACTGGCAATCGAGGAAGCTAAACGTCGCGAGGAAGAGGATAGAAGAAAAAGGGAAGAGGAAGCTCGTCAGAAGCAGGAGAAGGAAGAAGCGGAGCGCAAAGCAAGAGAAGAAGCGGAAAG ACAGCGAATCGAAATGGCTGAGAGACttaagaaagaagaagaggaacGCAACGCCAGACGTAAACGTGTCGAGGCCATCATGCTTAGGACGAGAGGCAAAAATCAAAGCAACTCTAGCAAg GGCGAGGGTGGCGATGGCGATAAATTGAAGGAGGATAGCCCAAGTGACGAGAATAAACCAGTGCCTGGCGGCAAAGGTGACGACGTCATGACGGCCAGTTTAATTTCCGAGGCAACACAGCAATTCATCAGCAGTGAACAACGGGCGCATCACACGGAGAACAACGTGCTTGCGCCGGATATAGTGCACAATGGCACGACGCATAGCAACGGCATTAACGAGAATAAAATCGTATTGGATAATAATCAGGGTAACGTGGAAGGGGAGTTGAACGGTCATCATACGAATCACGGGAACGGTATCAACAGTCAGTCGATTACGCTGGACAATGCCACTGT CAAGCAAAACAACGTGACCAACAACCTGTTAGACCTGTCGGACTTCGACACTCTGAGTAATAACAGTACCGGCTACAACACTGGGCCGATACTCGAACTGACGCCCAATTTGGCGAACGAAGACACCCTCAACTCTAATCTGAATCCGACGGCGATGCCGTTTACCCCGATGGGGTTCGTGCCCACCGCCGCAAACGCCAATGTCAATCCGTTCCAAGACAATTTCATCAACAACAAGCCGCAAGATAACAACCAAGTACCAG ATCTTTTGTCATAA
- the LOC105669058 gene encoding ensconsin isoform X36 codes for MAAQNPAGAAPEETNQRSSSAHNRHSLTKDVKRRRSFYDEDSLDGDRPYENEGRESTGSSKDLDRAKLVRERQNEERQRKLEELRQQALAAQRFREQREEERRRRIDELRSRDNDRRNQVEERKRLICEAERERREAILRKNQEREARIEAKRRNERSHIVFAFGSSTPRMLEPADTGGATFWGTRRATSTTNVMMFSAAQPLTRRSSERELDGSKKRATSAGGLDRKPGEDMRMSSSMYEVFNWNSSPDPPLTPAKHKRASLSLPPTTDIFAVDDKSDSDIRRPMIQRAASGEDSDGGGTPSTPSSVYLRVNRRRTDLMPTIPSPRDGPPSAARSSSAKAFTRSPGRTYSMSRLDQLAQPRKRATEQPLGTLTEQRQQSQPLQSASSMSRSMSHLAAPGVAKSLKRSDNSRSMGTLPGAVPTPRPTRAERLRRKAREYQQAQQQQGIRSGEVTPNSPSRPHSSMSQQSASSVGSSNVNLRTRTTASRRPRPASIAGTGVSVTEKHNLVGEVKLTKDSKPPLPKVHSTPKKPSTPKATEMKKPTEKLIRNARSSPRITPKATPLQSPGAEHAPFIRETHAEIIKQNENKDMQDVKFEDKNEEKKDQGSEKAQQQEANVTESVTNDTKIATEPVLASKQVKDETNLMQENLSSDVTEESKIVKKEENKQEKKSPETVEVKPDNEIDEQIDMSASMIAKIRITTEEEAKAALAERRRLAREQAEREAELERQRQEEEARREVERLRAEEEEQRRLEEETIRLANEAREAEEQRLQLAIEEAKRREEEDRRKREEEARQKQEKEEAERKAREEAERQRIEMAERLKKEEEERNARRKRVEAIMLRTRGKNQSNSSKGEGGDGDKLKEDSPSDENKPVPGGKGDDVMTASLISEATQQFISSEQRAHHTENNVLAPDIVHNGTTHSNGINENKIVLDNNQGNVEGELNGHHTNHGNGINSQSITLDNATVKQNNVTNNLLDLSDFDTLSNNSTGYNTGPILELTPNLANEDTLNSNLNPTAMPFTPMGFVPTAANANVNPFQDNFINNKPQDNNQVPDLLS; via the exons ATGTGAAGCGCCGGCGAAGCTTCTACGACGAGGACTCCCTCGACGGCGATCGTCCTTACGAAAATGAAG GACGGGAGTCGACGGGAAGCTCGAAGGATTTGGACAGGGCGAAGCTCGTCCGCGAGAGGCAGAACGAGGAGCGGCAGCGAAAGCTGGAAGAGCTCAGGCAGCAGGCGCTCGCCGCGCAACGCTTCCGCGAGCAGCGCGAGGAGGAGCGACGAAGACGAATCGACGAGCTCAGATCGCGTGACAACGACAG ACGAAATCAAGTGGAGGAGAGAAAACGGCTAATATGCGAGGCGGAACGAGAGAGACGGGAGGCGATCCTTCGCAAAAATCAGGAAAGGGAGGCGCGTATCGAAGCGAAGAGGAGGAACGAGAGGTCGCATATCGTCTTTGCGTTTGGCAGTTCCACGCCGCGGATGCTGGAGCCCGCCGACACCGGCGGCGCTACCTTCTGGGGCACTCGCAGGGCCACCTCCACCACCAACGTCATGATGTTTTCCGCGGCACAACCCCTCACGAGGAGGTCCTCCGAGCGGGAACTGGACGGCAGCAAAAAACGAGCCACTTCCGCCGGCGGGCTCGACCGAAAGCCCGGCGAAG ATATGAGAATGTCCTCGTCCATGTACGAGGTGTTCAATTGGAATTCTAGCCCCGATCCCCCCTTAACTCCTGCCAAGCATAAGAGAGCCAGCCTCTCTCTGCCCCCCACAACCGACATCTTTGCCGTCGATGATAAGTCCGATAGCGACATTAGGCGTCCTATGATTCAGCGGGCTGCCAGTG GTGAAGAtagcgacggcggcggcacgCCCAGCACCCCGAGCTCGGTTTACCTGCGAGTGAATAGGAGACGCACCGACCTCATGCCGACGATACCGTCCCCGCGCGACGGCCCGCCGTCGGCGGCACGCAGCTCCAGCGCCAAGGCCTTCACACGCTCGCCAGGTAGGACTTACTCCATGTCCAGGCTGGATCAGCTGGCGCAGCCTAGGAAGCGCGCGACCGAGCAGCCGCTCGGCACGCTGACGGAGCAGCGGCAGCAGAGCCAGCCGCTGCAGAGCGCTTCTAGCATGAGCCGCAGCATGTCACACTTAGCCGCGCCCGGGGTGGCCAAGAGCCTCAAACGATCCGATAACTCGCGTAGCATGGGCACGCTGCCGGGCGCGGTGCCCACGCCCAGACCCACCCGCGCCGAGAGACTGCGCCGCAAGGCCCGCGAGTACCAGCAGGCCCAGCAGCAGCAAG GTATCCGCAGCGGCGAAGTGACACCCAACAGCCCGTCCCGACCGCACAGCTCGATGAGTCAGCAGAGTGCCAGCAGCGTGGGCAGCAGTAACGTCAATCTGCGTACCCGCACGACAGCGTCGCGCCGACCGCGGCCTGCTTCTATTGCCGGTACCGGTGTCTCGGTCACAGAGAAACACA ATCTGGTGGGTGAAGTGAAATTAACGAAGGATTCAAAGCCACCACTGCCAAAGGTCCATAGCACTCCAAAGAAACCTTCCACGCCCAAAGCTACGGAGATGAAGAAGCCGACGGAGAAGTTAATCAGGAACGCCAGGTCGTCACCGCGAATAACTCCCAAGGCGACACCCCTGCAGAGTCCTGGAGCTGAGCACGCGCCATTTATCCGCGAGACTCATGCGGAGATCATAAAACAGAACGAGAATAAGGACATGCAGGATGTGAAATTTGAGGACAAGAATGAGGAAAAGAAGGATCAGGGCAGCGAAAAAGCGCag CAACAAGAGGCGAACGTTACCGAATCCGTAACTAATGATACAAAGATAGCGACAGAGCCTGTGTTGGCAAGCAAACAAGTCAAGGACGAAACTAATTTAATGCAAGAGAATTTGTCGAGCGACGTTACGGAGGAATCGAAAATCGTTAAAAAAGAGGAGAATAAACAAGAAAAGAAATCACCGGAAACAGTCGAAGTCAAGCCTGACAATGAAATAGACGAACAAATTGATATGTCAG CTTCGATGATTGCGAAAATCAGAATTACCACCGAAGAGGAAGCCAAAGCCGCTTTGGCTGAGCGTAGAAGATTAGCTCGAGAACAAGCGGAACGAGAAGCGGAGCTTGAACGTCAACGACAG GAAGAGGAAGCGCGCCGAGAAGTCGAAAGATTACGCGCAGAGGAGGAAGAACAACGTCGACTGGAGGAAGAAACTATACGCTTAGCTAACGAGGCCCGAGAGGCAGAGGAGCAGCGGTTACAACTGGCAATCGAGGAAGCTAAACGTCGCGAGGAAGAGGATAGAAGAAAAAGGGAAGAGGAAGCTCGTCAGAAGCAGGAGAAGGAAGAAGCGGAGCGCAAAGCAAGAGAAGAAGCGGAAAG ACAGCGAATCGAAATGGCTGAGAGACttaagaaagaagaagaggaacGCAACGCCAGACGTAAACGTGTCGAGGCCATCATGCTTAGGACGAGAGGCAAAAATCAAAGCAACTCTAGCAAg GGCGAGGGTGGCGATGGCGATAAATTGAAGGAGGATAGCCCAAGTGACGAGAATAAACCAGTGCCTGGCGGCAAAGGTGACGACGTCATGACGGCCAGTTTAATTTCCGAGGCAACACAGCAATTCATCAGCAGTGAACAACGGGCGCATCACACGGAGAACAACGTGCTTGCGCCGGATATAGTGCACAATGGCACGACGCATAGCAACGGCATTAACGAGAATAAAATCGTATTGGATAATAATCAGGGTAACGTGGAAGGGGAGTTGAACGGTCATCATACGAATCACGGGAACGGTATCAACAGTCAGTCGATTACGCTGGACAATGCCACTGT CAAGCAAAACAACGTGACCAACAACCTGTTAGACCTGTCGGACTTCGACACTCTGAGTAATAACAGTACCGGCTACAACACTGGGCCGATACTCGAACTGACGCCCAATTTGGCGAACGAAGACACCCTCAACTCTAATCTGAATCCGACGGCGATGCCGTTTACCCCGATGGGGTTCGTGCCCACCGCCGCAAACGCCAATGTCAATCCGTTCCAAGACAATTTCATCAACAACAAGCCGCAAGATAACAACCAAGTACCAG ATCTTTTGTCATAA